A region of the Mus caroli chromosome 7, CAROLI_EIJ_v1.1, whole genome shotgun sequence genome:
CTTAATTCCTGAGTTTTATGccatctttgtgtgtatgtaggagACAAAATACTGAAGCATGTTGGGTAATGCCTGCAACTActcttaaatagttttttttttttggggggggggagttctttGTATTGTATTTACAACTCTTTGGAATAtatgaaatctatttttaaaaacatattttaatgttattaaatatCTGTGGCTCCTGTAAGCTGAGTCCCAAAATGAGCAGTAGAGAACGCATCCTTCTCAGAAAGGATGGGACCTAGGCTacatcagagacagagaggaggctgACATGGGTTTCTCAATGCTGAGAAACTTGACAAGTATAAAACCAAATGCCCATCAGCAGAGGAAGATGCAGGTAATATTTTATCCATAATATGTACCTTTAAAAAGTATACTGACACAGAAATTTGCTCAAGATGTGCCACTAAGTGAAAACCCAAAGTCAAGGTGCCCACACAGAGAGGGTCACCTCGGCTCTCAACTATGGGAATACAGATACTGGCACAGTCCCTCACACCAAATACCACTTGATCCAATTCCATGGCTCTTCAAGGCAAGGAGATAAGTCTACTCACACATTTCTGTTGGGGTGGACCTGACAATACCAACAATAGGTCATTTCAGTCTCTATGGAAGCAGCCtgatacaaacaaaagaaaccttgTATATGAGTGGGCAGAATGATTGTGtgtaataaaactttattagcAAACACAGGTAGAAGGCTGGACCTTGTCAACCCTAACCTAGTACTCTgagagaaaaaagcaaacacattggCAAAGCCCTATTCCACTCACAAGAAATAGTTCTGGGGTTGGGGCATTGGGTAAGAGGTAGGGCACTCGCCTAGCTTGTATGAGATGCTACTGGGTTCCACTGCCAGCACTACAgagaataaaaatcaaacaaaaccataatTTTGAGGACTATAGCTTATATGCACATAAATTCTTTTATACTCACCAATTTTGGGGTGTGATGTTGGCAATGCAGCTTCTGGAAACGGGGCAATCTGGCAGCTGTCCTGATAGCCAGGGTAGTGGGGTTCAGGGTGGCCAACCCTGCAGGGAGGCTGCACACCTGCCTCTTGCACTGTGAGAGAGAAGCAGATAGCCTCAGCGCAGCAGATTTAATTCCAAGTCCTACAGCTGCATACTCAATCCAGAGATCCCAGCCCTTGGTGGCTGCTGAGTGAACTGAGTATATATTTTGAATCGATGTTACCCTGGAATTCAGGTGGttgaagaaattaaatttatcacaaaatatatcatgtgggctggtgagatggctcagcaggtaagagcgctcactgactgcttttccgaaggtcctgagttcaaatcccagcaaccacatggtggctcacaaccacctatcacaagatctgatgctctcttctagagtgtctggaAACAGATACAGTGCACTTACatctaattaataaataaataaataaataaataaataaataaataaatctttggggaaaAAAGATATCATGTGCTTTGTTAACATGACtcttagaatatttaaaatgacacATGACTaggattgtttcttttcttttttttttctttttttctttttttttttggtttttcaagacagggtttctctgtgtagccctggctgtactggaactcactttgtagaccaggctggcctcgaactcagaaatccgcctgcctctgcctcccgagtgctgggattaaaggcgtgagccaccacgcccggctgtttcttttttttaaagatttatttatttaatgtatatatgagtacattgtagctgtatagatggttgtgagccttcatgtgattgttggaaattgaattttaggacttctgctcccTCCGATCAACCCCACTCATTCCAGTCAGCCCTGCTCCAGCCcaaatcttatttattattatacataagtacactgtagctgtcttcagatgtgccagaagagggatTACAGgtagttttgagccaccatgtggttgctgggattcaaactcaggaccttcggaagagcagtcagtgctctaagctgctgagccatctcgccagcccctgacTAGGATTGTTTCTAGTGGCTGGGATCAGTCTAAAGCAGTATTAGCAAATGCTACCTATCTGCGGCTCTGTATGTTGGTCACAGTGCTTAGTGCTTTTTCTCCAATACCCACCAGGCTCCTATCAAGATAGAGTCCTGCTCAAGTCTCTGCTGAGGAGCCAGGCAACAGAGACTGTCATAGGGATTGGGGACACATCAGGCAGATCCTGAGACAGCTTACCTGTGGCTCCTGCAAAGACATCACCTTGGGCTGGGCTCTCAGAGATGACAGCAGTGGCCTCTACAGTGGATGCTCTGTCAAAGGTCAGTGCTCCAGAGGTAGTGATCTGTCCTGAGGGTGTCACAGTGACTGGAAAGGCAAAAAGGCACTTGATTCAAGGCCACATCAAGGCACTGGGCTGGAAACATGCACTGCTCTTTACAAAGGTGCACGCTTCAGAGAGATCCCAGGAACAGACACAGGGACATACCCCACATGTGGTATGACATCAGGAGGTCAGTGACCTTGAATCCTAGGGGAAAGAGCCAGAGAGGGTGGAACTCAGGCCTCTATCCACACTGCCAAGTCTGACTGTGGGGCCAGGAACCTTGCACtccagacagaaaataaaatgtggatgaactttaaaatatttggtaGTTTGAATCAAAGGAAGACTTTTCATTGTCAGATTATCTCAGAAATGAGAATCCTTGAGTTGGGCTAAGATAGAAAGACAGGATGACAACTCAGCAAAGCACTGCTGTGCTATGCTAGCACTCACAGGTGGTGGCCGCCGTGGCAGGAAGCAGGGTGATGTTCTTGGGGGAATCCTTCTTCACTGGAGTCGTGGGCAGCTCATTCTCTTTCTTGCGCCTTTTATAAGGGACGAAGAGCCTGACAGGGCCACTCTGTGGGGAGAAAGGTAAAACTGACCAAGGGCAACATTTGAAGGGCACCTCCTTCTTCCCACTCCTTATCAAATTAGTGACTCTATTACTACTGCAGAGAGCAGACGTCCACAGGAACCCTCAGAATGGTAGAGAAGACATTTTCTGAAGAAATCCATGAAGAGCACTGCTGCCAGGCAAGCACACAGCCTCGACATCTGGAGCTTTAGATTCGTAGAAGGGAAGTGGGCCAAGGGAAGGAGAACAGGGAAACCCCAGCCTGAAATGAAAATCATCAGCAGTGGGAGCGTCATGCAGAGCCATCTGCAACTCAAGGAAGCAGCTGGTGCAGGCCTATGATCTCCATAaccaaggcagaggcaagataACTGCCACgtgttcaagtccagcctgggttacagtgtGAGGCCccacctcaaaaagaaaaagcttaGGGGCTAGGcccagtggcacaggcctttaatcccagcccttgggaagcacagacaggtggatctttgtgagttcaagaccatcctcatctacatagtgagatcctgtcctgaaaatgaaaacaaacaaaaggcccaGTGGTGGATGACAGCACTTGACAGCCACCAAACCTATCAAGActgaaacctgagtttgatccatatCTCCTTAATTCCCTATAGACATGCCCATAAAATATCTGATATAGATTCCTTCTTCTAGGTAGTGCacacctctacctgctgagtgctgacattacaggtaTGTGAAATCTATGTgatgctgggggttgaacccagtggttctgtgcatgctgggcaaacattcttccaactgagctacatccctagccctcccctcctttttttttttttttctgagacagggtttctctgtgtagccctggctgtcctggaactcactctgtagaccaggctggcctcaaactcagaaatccgcctgcctctatctcccgagtgctgggattaaaggcgtgcgggcGCCACCACGCTCTagccctccctcctttctgtggTTCTTTAGCATCTGAACATGCACCTCTCCTGGCTGCAGCTGGTGTTCCCCACTGTGCTGTGTGGGCTGTGCTGCTTTCTCATCTCCATCTTAGTTTAGTTGAGAACCAGACCTTACAGGCGACACACTGTGGCAGGAGTGGGTATTGACACCCACTATCCCTGGCTTTTTGCTGTTGCATTGTCTCCTGCAGGGTGTAATGGCCTCTGAGAGTTCAACCTGTGTGTGCAGTTACCTCAGGTAAAGTAAGCCTCTGGCTAGTTGGTTCTGTCTTTGGCTTCTCTACTAAGCAGTGCCAGCTTGTAGAGCTACAGTAGGGCTCAGAGTTCCTAACAGATTCCTGGCATGAAAACTGCCATCATCTTAGCAGTTAACTCTTCAAGGCAAACTCTGGAGCCTGCTCTTAACCAACCTCAGCAGGCTTTTCTTGGCTgctggtttttggcttttttggttttttgggttttttaagacttatttattgtatgtatatgagtacactgttgctgtcttcagacacaccaggaaagggtatcagatcccattagagatggttgtgagccaccatatgggtgctaggaattgaactcaggacctccagaagaacagtcagtgctcttaaccactgagccatctcttcagccccaaggtGCTGCTTTTCTTAATTCTCTAGCTAATTCGAGGCAGCATCTTGCTCTGGTGTGGCTGTAAGTCTTCCCACTGTTCTCAGAATATTCTTGGCTTCAGACATCCCTATAGTCTCTAAAACAGTCACTTCTTTAGAGGAGCCATAGTTCACTCTTATCTAAACGGCAGCCCCACTGTGTGATCAGGGATTAAGGTGGGTCCCATTGCAATTGGAAAAGTAGCCCTAAGACCATTCTCAGTAGAAGAGACCAAGCAATAGGTTCAGCCAGCTTGATCCAGAGGGGCTGAGGTAAGGGCTCTTAGCCTAGCACTTTTGGAAAGTTACTATACCCTATAGCTATTAGGTGAGCAAGGCTATAGCTCACCCCTCTTATTAGGAAACCTATCTATCCCTTGGTGGGCTGAGCGAGAAGGACCAACCTGGAGTGGAGCCTCTCTCAACCTGAGCAAGAGGAGGGTCCCTGCCGCACCTCTGGCAGCTCTTCTTCTTTGCATTTGGAACTCTTCTTGGGTGTTTACTGAGTGGTGGGGTCCCTGGGGCCAATCTCCAGAGATCCCAGGTAGTTGTCTTTCAGTTGTCACCACTTACTTCTTTGGAAATAGACTAATGGAACACCTCACATCCCCttgtgcagtggttctcaaccttcctaaagcttcAATCccttagtacagttcctcatgttatggggACCTCGTGCTACtccataactctaattttgctactgttatgagtcgtgatataaatatctgatatgcaacccccgtGTAAAGCGAGTTGTTCAACCCccaaggggttgtgacccacaggttgagatcgCTGCCCTAGTGGAAGCCAAAGCttaaaaaacccacaaagccCAGACTACTGAGCAGTATTTAACTTTGGTTCCATGTCTTAGAAACTCTGACTCTAACCCTATGTTGTTACAAAGGTAGTCTCATGTGTTTCCTTCTAAAATGTCACAGCATGTCCTCTCATGGTTAGATCTTTGCTACAATTTGAATTCTCTTTAATCTACAGTGTAGTTTGGGTCAAAGTTCATTCCTTGTCCAGAAACATTCAATGGTTCAGCACCACAGTTGGAAAGTTGGGGTTGGCAGCTGGACTCTGCTCTGTTCCCAGAGGTCCCTGAGCCTCCCTGCTGATACACTGTAGCTGCtgaccacagcaacagagaacCTGTACAAGCCTCCCTGCTGATACACTGTAACTCACCTCAGCAACAGAGAACCTGTACAAGCCTCCCTACTGATACACTGTAACTCACCTCAGCAACAGAGAACCTGTACAAGCCCATTGTGAGCTTGGCAAGTTCAGActtgcctctttcttttttttctttttttcttttctgaaatacaGTCTCATAAAGTAGCCCTGGccggcctgaaactcactatgtagactggaCTGACCTCTAtccacagaaatccacctgcctttgcttcctgagtactggaattaaaggtgtgagctaccacacctaACTTTGAGACT
Encoded here:
- the Deaf1 gene encoding deformed epidermal autoregulatory factor 1 homolog isoform X8 codes for the protein MTLPLLMIFISGWGFPVLLPLAHFPSTNLKLQMSRLCACLAAVLFMDFFRKCLLYHSEGSCGRLLSAVSGPVRLFVPYKRRKKENELPTTPVKKDSPKNITLLPATAATTFTVTPSGQITTSGALTFDRASTVEATAVISESPAQGDVFAGATVQEAGVQPPCRVGHPEPHYPGYQDSCQIAPFPEAALPTSHPKIVLTSLPALAVPPSTPTKAVSPTVVSGLEMSEHRSWLYLEEMVNSLLNTAQQLKTLFEQAKQASSCREAAVTQSRMQVDTERKESCVNCGREAMSECTGCHKVNYCSTFCQRKDWKDHQHVCGQSASVTVQADDVHVEESVIEKVAV
- the Deaf1 gene encoding deformed epidermal autoregulatory factor 1 homolog isoform X7 — protein: MTLPLLMIFISGWGFPVLLPLAHFPSTNLKLQMSRLCACLAAVLFMDFFRKCLLYHSEGSCGRLLSAVSGPVRLFVPYKRRKKENELPTTPVKKDSPKNITLLPATAATTFTVTPSGQITTSGALTFDRASTVEATAVISESPAQGDVFAGATVQEAGVQPPCRVGHPEPHYPGYQDSCQIAPFPEAALPTSHPKIVLTSLPALAVPPSTPTKAVSPTVVSGLEMSEHRSWLYLEEMVNSLLNTAQQLKTLFEQAKQASSCREAAVTQSRMQVDTERKEQSCVNCGREAMSECTGCHKVNYCSTFCQRKDWKDHQHVCGQSASVTVQADDVHVEESVIEKVAV